One genomic segment of Osmia bicornis bicornis chromosome 16, iOsmBic2.1, whole genome shotgun sequence includes these proteins:
- the LOC114876673 gene encoding endoplasmin codes for MKKALILISILFFVAGFVRGEDEVDENVGTVENDLGASREGSRTDDGVVQREEEAIKLDGLNVAQIKELREKAEKFMFQTEVNRMMKLIINSLYRNKDIFLRELISNASDALDKIRLLSLTDKNVLDTNPELAIRIKSDKENKILSITDSGIGMTKKDLITNLGTIAKSGTAEFLGKMQEASNNQDLNDMIGQFGVGFYSAFLVSNTVIVTSKHNDDKQYIWQSDSNSYSIVEDPRGDTLKRGTTVSLHLKDEALDFLEEDTIRNLVKKYSQFINFPIYLWSSKVVQVDEEEDEQAKDDESKKDEPSTEDKVTEEEDDAKVEDAEEEKKTKKVEKTVWDWELLNDSKPIWTLKPSEVEEKDYNEFYKTLTKDTQDPLAKIHFIAEGEVTFKSLLFIPKVQPSDSFNRYGTKADNIKLYVRRVFITDKFTDMMPNYLSFIRGIVDSDDLPLNVSRENLQQHKLIKVIKKKLIRKVLDMIKKIPKEEYEKFWKEYSTNIKLGVIEDAQNRARLSKLLSFQSSTQKGMTSLSEYVSRMKPNQQHIYYIAGSSEEEVKKSPFVERLDKKGYEVLYLTEAVDEYTISALPEFDGKKFQNVAKEGFTLDEGEKAKERMEQLKSTFEPLVKWLNDILKDHISKALVSERLTDSPCALVASMFGWTGNMERLAISNAHQKSDDPQKAYYLNQKKTLEINPRHPLIRELLRRVEVDTADQTAKDIALMMFRTATLRSGYMLRETASFADSVEQLMRKTLGISLDEVPEEEEAQEEESASAETEAGSESEKIMGMDENEEGKDEEKHDEL; via the exons ATGAAAAAGgcgttaatattaatatcaatcCTGTTCTTCGTGGCAG GATTTGTTAGAGGAGAGGATGAAGTCGACGAGAATGTTGGAACTGTGGAAAATGATTTAGGAGCCAGTCGCGAAGGATCTCGAACAG ACGATGGAGTTGTTCAGAGGGAAGAGGAGGCGATAAAATTAGACGGTTTAAACGTGGCTCAAATAAAAGAACTGAGGGAAAAGGCTGAAAAGTTTATGTTTCAGACTGAAGTCAATCGAATGATGAAACTTATTATAAATTCCCTCTATCGTAACAAAGACATCTTCCTGAGGGAATTGATATCGAATGCATCCGATGCTTTAGataaaattagattattatcTCTCACAGATAAAAATGTTCTGGACACTAATCCAGAGTTAGCGATTAGGATAAAGTCAGATAAAGAGAACAAGATACTAAGCATAACCGATTCTGGTATCGGTATGACTAAAAAGGACCTGATCACTAACCTTGGAACCATTGCTAAATCTGGAACTGCAGAATTCTTGGGAAAAATGCAAGAGGCCTCCAATAATCAAGATTTGAACGATATGATCGGTCAGTTTGGAGTAGGTTTCTACTCTGCATTCTTAGTTTCTAATACTGTAATTGTCACTTCTAAACACAACGACGACAAACAATACATCTGGCAGTCTGATAGCAATAGTTACAGCATTGTCGAAGACCCAAGGGGAGATACATTGAAGAGAGGGACAACAGTTAG CCTGCACTTGAAGGACGAAGCGTTAGACTTCCTAGAAGAGGATACCATTAGGAACTTAGTGAAGAAGTACTCGCAATTCATCAACTTCCCTATTTATCTCTGGAGCAGCAAAGTCGTCCAGGTCGACGAGGAAGAGGACGAACAGGCGAAGGACGATGAGAGTAAGAAGGATGAACCTTCTACCGAAGATAAAGTAACGGAGGAGGAGGACGATGCGAAAGTGGAGGACGCggaggaggagaagaagacgaagaaggtgGAGAAAACGGTTTGGGACTGGGAATTGTTGAACGATTCGAAACCTATATGGACCTTGAAACCGTCCGAGGTTGAGGAGAAGGATTACAACGAATTTTACAAAACACTAACAAAAGATACTCAAGATCCCTTGGCGAAGATTCACTTTATCGCAGAAGGGGAAGTCACCTTTAAATCTCTTCTTTTCATACCCAAAGTTCAACCAAGCGACAGCTTCAACCGTTACGGCACTAAGGCGGACAATATCAAACTCTACGTAAGACGAGTATTTATCACTGATAAATTCACAGACATGATGCCTAATTACTTGTCCTTCATCCGGGGCATCGTCGACAGCGATGATCTGCCATTAAACGTTTCCCGTGAAAATTTGCAACAGCACAAGCTCATCAAAGTGATCAAGAAGAAACTGATAAGGAAGGTGTTGGACATGATAAAGAAGATTCCCAAAGAGGAATACGAGAAATTCTGGAAGGAATATAGCACTAACATTAAATTAGGCGTGATTGAGGACGCTCAAAACCGAGCCAGGTTATCAAAACTATTATCATTCCAATCTTCCACGCAGAAGGGAATGACGTCGTTGTCAGAGTACGTTTCCCGCATGAAACCGAACCAGCAGCACATATACTACATTGCAGGCTCTTCTGAAGAGGAAGTGAAGAAATCCCCATTCGTTGAACGTTTGGACAAGAAAGGCTATGAAGTTCTATATCTGACTGAGGCGGTGGACGAATACACCATTTCTGCTCTTCCTGAATTCGACGGGAAGAAGTTCCAGAATGTAGCGAAGGAAGGATTCACCCTTGACGAGGGGGAGAAGGCGAAGGAAAGGATGGAGCAGTTGAAAAGCACGTTTGAGCCGTTGGTCAAATGGCTGAATGATATTTTGAAAGACCACATCAGTAAAGCTCTGGTTTCTGAACGCCTTACAGACTCCCCCTGCGCTTTGGTCGCCAGTATGTTTGGATGGACTGGGAATATGGAGAGATTGGCGATCTCGAACGCCCATCAAAAGAGCGACGACCCGCAAAAGGCTTATTACTTGAACCAAAAGAAGACCCTGGAAATTAATCCGAGGCATCCACTTATCAGAGAATTACTGCGTCGAGTGGAAGTGGACACCGCTGATCAGACGGCGAAGGACATCGCCCTGATGATGTTCAGGACGGCCACTCTTCGGTCTGGGTATATGCTAAGAGAGACGGCCAGCTTCGCGGACAGCGTGGAACAATTGATGAGGAAAACTTTGGGTATTTCCCTAGACGAAGTTCCCGAGGAGGAGGAAGCTCAAGAAGAGGAATCTGCTTCGGCAGAAACAGAAGCAGGATCTGAATCGGAAAAGATAATGGGCATGGACGAGAACGAAGAGGGAAAGGATGAAGAGAAACACGATGAATTATAA
- the LOC114876671 gene encoding constitutive coactivator of PPAR-gamma-like protein 1 homolog isoform X1, with translation MGIQDLQVFLDGNFVQGGSVPVDLLKIARTVIQRQHNRIGKTQQLQSGKLRLVLDGECCLDRLYGGYFSDWACGGQWNRMLQFLVVLIHATEASRLELAVFFNGCFESPRRADWIQNQLQVRIKVNNVLKHISTKGTPPPKIWWTPPVCLRTSLRMALRHLNVTVLCSMDDHHQEVIAYCRENNFNGLIADDAEYAAFDPPRYFSSEQLKLTYKGSLDTKEYILPDVLKSLNIPSDRLCLLAALLGNYILTETDLADFYKKLNVNASFNKVNVEHTIKTIANYVRDLPSVEPDVVAQKVFGSLSDPRCSKLRQSVQYYINGTKEGFLHYKPVKPNRDVVLVHKIDSKQNVQQQSNLSETPSTSEVDSNLETSRFASETVESERESLNAYKQATANAKSAPQIVIDPPGLQGHGDADNIRSEDEQSNGHAINGTHNLLISSSSSSSSSSATSPSHATADSGKQGEKITNIPTTVPEVMRTASERHQKGLMSPHIYQILIAGEIKLPVLLEDENHREFPSIHLIYRPVRQMVYAILFNLHHRMYLAAKSKEKGDSEKIEVPDVVIKEWVWSKSNPYQTPELVKAEQIGWGVPTIQRLWFGTGIDDKRRRLRGFLTCMRSDTPLMLNTSYVPQHLLVMACVLRYIMSFSDKIKILRRQELDAFIAQAFSPELMNAQYLQDLQLPLVTSRGVQLATLFMTGVETALLANDACGAPIPWLMCCPWLYFDGKLFHHTLARTMIAKNLLELCSGYIDRVVKVERMRKAVLEGINVIYARTPLPVSRAIPVSVPQNILSGTMPQRGLMRRPIPSRGGQLEIAGVVVGQWGPNYGQPGRLPQPLHGHNRGRIPPQVTSIGGLKYGLPRGFNPMGRPTFQTRGTNRTQLAGRGKKTQMKATGKKKATVKKNKENEKKENRGRGNNIDGITDYNDTIPNMNATKDALPVPGQFEDAVENSKGIEKGQGDASLVVPVVAEN, from the exons ATGGGCATTCAAGATTTACAAGTCTTTTTGGATGGCAATTTTGTACAAGGAGGATCTGTACCTGTGGATCTGTTGAAAATTGCACGTACAGTTATTcaaagacaacacaatcgtaTCGGTAAAACACAGCAATTACAGTCAGGAAAATTAAGGCTAGTCCTCGATGGAGAGTGTTGTCTAGACAGATTATATGGAGGATATTTCTcag ACTGGGCATGCGGAGGACAGTGGAACAGAATGCTACAGTTTTTAGTAGTCCTTATTCATGCAACCGAAGCGTCAAGGTTGGAGTTAGCTGTATTCTTCAATGGTTGTTTCGAATCTCCTAGACGAGCAGACTGGATTCAGAACCAATTGCAAGTGCGAATTAAAGTAAATAAT GTACTAAAACACATTTCAACAAAGGGCACACCGCCGCCAAAAATTTGGTGGACTCCGCCTGTGTGCTTGAGAACTAGTCTACGTATGGCATTAAGACATCTGAACGTTACAGTTTTATGTAGCATGGATGACCATCATCAAGAAGTGATCGCTTATTGCCGTGAGAACAATTTTAATGGCTTGATAGCCGACGATGCAGAGTACGCCGCGTTTGACCCACCGAGATACTTCTCGTCCGAACAGTTAAAGCTTACGTACAAGGGCTCTCTGGATACGAAGGAGTATATTCTCCCCGATGTTCTGAAATCGTTGAACATACCATCCGACAGGCTGTGTCTTCTAGCCGCGTTACTtggaaattacattttaaCCGAAACCGACCTGGCTGATTTTTACAAGAAACTGAACGTCAACGCTAGTTTTAACAAAGTCAACGTGGAGCATACGATTAAAACGATCGCCAATTACGTTCGGGACCTTCCATCCGTCGAACCCGACGTGGTCGCGCAAAAAGTTTTCGGCTCCTTGTCGGATCCGAGGTGTTCGAAACTGAGGCAGTCGGTTCAGTACTACATAAATGGAACTAAAGAGGGATTCTTGCATTACAAACCGGTGAAACCGAACAGAG ACGTTGTTTTAGTACACAAAATAGATTCGAAGCAGAACGTGCAACAGCAGTCAAATTTATCAGAAACACCGTCGACCTCGGAGGTGGATTCAAATTTGGAAACGTCGAGATTCGCTTCTGAAACGGTGGAAAGCGAACGGGAGAGTTTAAACGCGTACAAACAGGCAACAGCGAACGCAAAGTCCGCCCCTCAAATTGTGATAGATCCGCCGGGTCTTCAGGGTCACGGAGACGCCGACAATATTAGAAGCGAAGACGAGCaaa GTAACGGACACGCAATTAACGGTACACACAATCTTCTAATTAGTTCGTCAAGTTCGAGTAGCAGCTCGTCCGCCACGTCTCCGTCCCATGCGACGGCCGATTCGGGGAAACAAGGGGAAAAGATAACCAATATTCCTACCACGGTGCCGGAAGTAATGCGCACCGCGTCTGAACGACATCAGAAAGGATTGATGTCACCGCATATTTATCAAATTCTCATCGCTGGCGAGATTAAATTGCCTGTCCTACTCGAGGACGAAAATCACCGTGAATTCCCATCTATTCATCTTATTTATAGACCTGTGAGACAGATGGTATACGCGATATTATTTAATCTACATCACcgaatgtatttagctgctAAGAGTAAAGAGAAAGGAG aTAGTGAAAAAATAGAAGTCCCAGATGTTGTGATAAAGGAGTGGGTATGGTCCAAGTCAAATCCTTACCAAACTCCTGAATTAGTTAAGGCGGAACAAATTGGCTGGGGTGTTCCTACGATTCAGCGTTTGTGGTTTGG GACAGGTATAGACGACAAACGCCGTCGGTTGCGAGGATTCTTGACCTGTATGAGGTCGGATACGCCTCTTATGTTAAATACTTCTTACGTACCGCAACACCTTTTAGTCATGGCATGTGTACTAAG aTATATTATGTCGTTTTCCGATAAAATAAAGATTCTACGTCGTCAGGAGTTAGATGCTTTCATTGCACAAGCATTTTCCCCCGAGCTTATGAACGCTCAGTATTTACAAGATCTCCAG CTTCCTTTAGTGACATCGCGCGGAGTACAATTAGCTACATTGTTTATGACCGGCGTCGAGACCGCTCTTTTAGCCAACGACGCCTGCGGCGCGCCTATCCCGTGGCTAATGTGCTGCCCGTGGTTATATTTCGACGGGAAACTGTTTCACCATACGTTAGCTCGCACTATGATCGCGAAAAATTTACTGGAACTTTGCAGTGGTTACATCGATCGTGTCGTGAAAGTCGAACGAATGAGGAAAGCTGTACTGGAGGGTATTAATGTTATTTATGCGCGTACACCGTTACCCGTCTCGAGAG CTATTCCTGTATCGGTGCCGCAGAACATTTTAAGCGGAACGATGCCCCAACGCGGCTTGATGCGTCGCCCTATACCGTCCCGGGGTGGACAGTTAGAAATCGCCGGAGTGGTGGTGGGACAATGGGGCCCAAACTACGGCCAACCTGGCCGCCTACCTCAGCCCCTGCACGGACATAATCGTGGACGGATTCCGCCACAG GTAACGTCGATCGGCGGTCTCAAGTATGGTCTGCCGCGAGGCTTTAACCCAATGGGTCGACCCACGTTTCAAACCCGTGGTACTAACCGTACGCAACTGGCAGGACGTGGGAAAAAGACGCAGATGAAG GCAACTGGTAAAAAGAAGGCTACTGTTaaaaagaacaaagaaaatgaaaagaaagaaaatagaggACGTGGTAATAACATCGATGGAATAACTGATTATAA CGATACGATTCCAAACATGAATGCAACAAAAGATGCACTGCCAGTACCAGGTCAATTTGAGGACGCCGTTGAGAATAGCAAAGGGATAGAAAAGGGGCAGGGTGATGCGTCGCTGGTCGTTCCAGTCGTCGCTGAAAATTAG
- the LOC114876671 gene encoding constitutive coactivator of PPAR-gamma-like protein 1 homolog isoform X2, protein MGIQDLQVFLDGNFVQGGSVPVDLLKIARTVIQRQHNRIGKTQQLQSGKLRLVLDGECCLDRLYGGYFSDWACGGQWNRMLQFLVVLIHATEASRLELAVFFNGCFESPRRADWIQNQLQVRIKVNNVLKHISTKGTPPPKIWWTPPVCLRTSLRMALRHLNVTVLCSMDDHHQEVIAYCRENNFNGLIADDAEYAAFDPPRYFSSEQLKLTYKGSLDTKEYILPDVLKSLNIPSDRLCLLAALLGNYILTETDLADFYKKLNVNASFNKVNVEHTIKTIANYVRDLPSVEPDVVAQKVFGSLSDPRCSKLRQSVQYYINGTKEGFLHYKPVKPNRVHKIDSKQNVQQQSNLSETPSTSEVDSNLETSRFASETVESERESLNAYKQATANAKSAPQIVIDPPGLQGHGDADNIRSEDEQSNGHAINGTHNLLISSSSSSSSSSATSPSHATADSGKQGEKITNIPTTVPEVMRTASERHQKGLMSPHIYQILIAGEIKLPVLLEDENHREFPSIHLIYRPVRQMVYAILFNLHHRMYLAAKSKEKGDSEKIEVPDVVIKEWVWSKSNPYQTPELVKAEQIGWGVPTIQRLWFGTGIDDKRRRLRGFLTCMRSDTPLMLNTSYVPQHLLVMACVLRYIMSFSDKIKILRRQELDAFIAQAFSPELMNAQYLQDLQLPLVTSRGVQLATLFMTGVETALLANDACGAPIPWLMCCPWLYFDGKLFHHTLARTMIAKNLLELCSGYIDRVVKVERMRKAVLEGINVIYARTPLPVSRAIPVSVPQNILSGTMPQRGLMRRPIPSRGGQLEIAGVVVGQWGPNYGQPGRLPQPLHGHNRGRIPPQVTSIGGLKYGLPRGFNPMGRPTFQTRGTNRTQLAGRGKKTQMKATGKKKATVKKNKENEKKENRGRGNNIDGITDYNDTIPNMNATKDALPVPGQFEDAVENSKGIEKGQGDASLVVPVVAEN, encoded by the exons ATGGGCATTCAAGATTTACAAGTCTTTTTGGATGGCAATTTTGTACAAGGAGGATCTGTACCTGTGGATCTGTTGAAAATTGCACGTACAGTTATTcaaagacaacacaatcgtaTCGGTAAAACACAGCAATTACAGTCAGGAAAATTAAGGCTAGTCCTCGATGGAGAGTGTTGTCTAGACAGATTATATGGAGGATATTTCTcag ACTGGGCATGCGGAGGACAGTGGAACAGAATGCTACAGTTTTTAGTAGTCCTTATTCATGCAACCGAAGCGTCAAGGTTGGAGTTAGCTGTATTCTTCAATGGTTGTTTCGAATCTCCTAGACGAGCAGACTGGATTCAGAACCAATTGCAAGTGCGAATTAAAGTAAATAAT GTACTAAAACACATTTCAACAAAGGGCACACCGCCGCCAAAAATTTGGTGGACTCCGCCTGTGTGCTTGAGAACTAGTCTACGTATGGCATTAAGACATCTGAACGTTACAGTTTTATGTAGCATGGATGACCATCATCAAGAAGTGATCGCTTATTGCCGTGAGAACAATTTTAATGGCTTGATAGCCGACGATGCAGAGTACGCCGCGTTTGACCCACCGAGATACTTCTCGTCCGAACAGTTAAAGCTTACGTACAAGGGCTCTCTGGATACGAAGGAGTATATTCTCCCCGATGTTCTGAAATCGTTGAACATACCATCCGACAGGCTGTGTCTTCTAGCCGCGTTACTtggaaattacattttaaCCGAAACCGACCTGGCTGATTTTTACAAGAAACTGAACGTCAACGCTAGTTTTAACAAAGTCAACGTGGAGCATACGATTAAAACGATCGCCAATTACGTTCGGGACCTTCCATCCGTCGAACCCGACGTGGTCGCGCAAAAAGTTTTCGGCTCCTTGTCGGATCCGAGGTGTTCGAAACTGAGGCAGTCGGTTCAGTACTACATAAATGGAACTAAAGAGGGATTCTTGCATTACAAACCGGTGAAACCGAACAGAG TACACAAAATAGATTCGAAGCAGAACGTGCAACAGCAGTCAAATTTATCAGAAACACCGTCGACCTCGGAGGTGGATTCAAATTTGGAAACGTCGAGATTCGCTTCTGAAACGGTGGAAAGCGAACGGGAGAGTTTAAACGCGTACAAACAGGCAACAGCGAACGCAAAGTCCGCCCCTCAAATTGTGATAGATCCGCCGGGTCTTCAGGGTCACGGAGACGCCGACAATATTAGAAGCGAAGACGAGCaaa GTAACGGACACGCAATTAACGGTACACACAATCTTCTAATTAGTTCGTCAAGTTCGAGTAGCAGCTCGTCCGCCACGTCTCCGTCCCATGCGACGGCCGATTCGGGGAAACAAGGGGAAAAGATAACCAATATTCCTACCACGGTGCCGGAAGTAATGCGCACCGCGTCTGAACGACATCAGAAAGGATTGATGTCACCGCATATTTATCAAATTCTCATCGCTGGCGAGATTAAATTGCCTGTCCTACTCGAGGACGAAAATCACCGTGAATTCCCATCTATTCATCTTATTTATAGACCTGTGAGACAGATGGTATACGCGATATTATTTAATCTACATCACcgaatgtatttagctgctAAGAGTAAAGAGAAAGGAG aTAGTGAAAAAATAGAAGTCCCAGATGTTGTGATAAAGGAGTGGGTATGGTCCAAGTCAAATCCTTACCAAACTCCTGAATTAGTTAAGGCGGAACAAATTGGCTGGGGTGTTCCTACGATTCAGCGTTTGTGGTTTGG GACAGGTATAGACGACAAACGCCGTCGGTTGCGAGGATTCTTGACCTGTATGAGGTCGGATACGCCTCTTATGTTAAATACTTCTTACGTACCGCAACACCTTTTAGTCATGGCATGTGTACTAAG aTATATTATGTCGTTTTCCGATAAAATAAAGATTCTACGTCGTCAGGAGTTAGATGCTTTCATTGCACAAGCATTTTCCCCCGAGCTTATGAACGCTCAGTATTTACAAGATCTCCAG CTTCCTTTAGTGACATCGCGCGGAGTACAATTAGCTACATTGTTTATGACCGGCGTCGAGACCGCTCTTTTAGCCAACGACGCCTGCGGCGCGCCTATCCCGTGGCTAATGTGCTGCCCGTGGTTATATTTCGACGGGAAACTGTTTCACCATACGTTAGCTCGCACTATGATCGCGAAAAATTTACTGGAACTTTGCAGTGGTTACATCGATCGTGTCGTGAAAGTCGAACGAATGAGGAAAGCTGTACTGGAGGGTATTAATGTTATTTATGCGCGTACACCGTTACCCGTCTCGAGAG CTATTCCTGTATCGGTGCCGCAGAACATTTTAAGCGGAACGATGCCCCAACGCGGCTTGATGCGTCGCCCTATACCGTCCCGGGGTGGACAGTTAGAAATCGCCGGAGTGGTGGTGGGACAATGGGGCCCAAACTACGGCCAACCTGGCCGCCTACCTCAGCCCCTGCACGGACATAATCGTGGACGGATTCCGCCACAG GTAACGTCGATCGGCGGTCTCAAGTATGGTCTGCCGCGAGGCTTTAACCCAATGGGTCGACCCACGTTTCAAACCCGTGGTACTAACCGTACGCAACTGGCAGGACGTGGGAAAAAGACGCAGATGAAG GCAACTGGTAAAAAGAAGGCTACTGTTaaaaagaacaaagaaaatgaaaagaaagaaaatagaggACGTGGTAATAACATCGATGGAATAACTGATTATAA CGATACGATTCCAAACATGAATGCAACAAAAGATGCACTGCCAGTACCAGGTCAATTTGAGGACGCCGTTGAGAATAGCAAAGGGATAGAAAAGGGGCAGGGTGATGCGTCGCTGGTCGTTCCAGTCGTCGCTGAAAATTAG